In Nitratiruptor sp. YY09-18, a single window of DNA contains:
- a CDS encoding APC family permease yields MDKKIGFWEAYAIGVGGMIGGGIFAVLGLTILLARGAAPIAFLFAGLIALLTAYSYAKLSVRYPSEGGTVEFLVQGFGNNLVSGYLNTLLLASYIIMLALYSYAFGSYASALFFGQEIELYKKLFIVAVIAIFTLINFLGAYVSGKSEDIMVFLKVAILLLFVALGFFTGDFHKLSPKYYESVIKIMTGGLIIFLAYEGFELIANTAADIKDPAKNLPRAYYAAVITTIIIYVLVAAVAVANLTYEQVQKYSDYALAIAAKPFLGDFGFILIGIAALLSTSSAINATLYGGARVSYLVAKTGGLPQDFTKRVWKHGTEGLLILAILSAFFAIFFNLENISIAGSLGFLIIFASVNYVNFKLYKETSSNRWISFIAFIFCVISIVVLVGYNYEHHPQNLKSSFIVLAATFIFEIVYRSLSSVRLAAFIDPRLAKKEKFLQNYKQYLLPVMKLLKNRFKDIEFYELPSSKGNINIAVVSSADHKKIKKEFFDHLNKELKQKSEKLLTLHFSSDKEDIGSQAMRLL; encoded by the coding sequence ATGGATAAAAAAATCGGTTTTTGGGAAGCTTATGCTATCGGCGTAGGAGGAATGATTGGTGGAGGTATTTTTGCAGTCCTTGGCCTTACAATCCTTCTTGCCCGTGGTGCTGCGCCTATCGCATTCTTATTTGCCGGTCTCATTGCTCTTCTGACTGCCTACTCCTACGCAAAACTCTCTGTCCGCTATCCAAGTGAAGGGGGAACTGTTGAGTTCTTGGTCCAAGGATTTGGCAACAATCTTGTGAGCGGATATCTCAATACCCTCCTTCTTGCCAGTTATATCATCATGTTAGCTCTTTATTCCTACGCATTTGGGAGTTATGCCAGTGCACTCTTCTTTGGCCAAGAGATTGAACTGTATAAAAAGCTTTTTATTGTAGCAGTGATAGCTATTTTTACACTCATCAACTTTCTTGGAGCCTATGTAAGTGGTAAGAGTGAAGATATTATGGTCTTTTTGAAAGTCGCTATTTTGCTCCTTTTTGTAGCACTTGGTTTTTTTACAGGGGATTTTCACAAGCTCTCACCCAAGTACTATGAGAGTGTCATCAAAATTATGACAGGTGGACTTATTATTTTTCTAGCATATGAGGGGTTTGAACTCATTGCCAATACTGCAGCCGATATTAAAGACCCAGCCAAGAATTTACCACGAGCCTACTATGCTGCTGTGATCACTACAATTATCATCTATGTCCTTGTAGCAGCAGTGGCTGTCGCAAATCTCACATATGAGCAGGTGCAAAAGTATAGCGATTATGCTCTCGCGATTGCTGCAAAGCCCTTCTTGGGAGATTTTGGATTTATTTTAATTGGGATCGCAGCCCTGCTCTCAACTTCAAGTGCCATCAATGCTACTCTCTATGGTGGAGCTCGCGTGAGTTATCTAGTAGCAAAAACGGGGGGCCTTCCGCAAGATTTTACCAAAAGAGTGTGGAAACATGGAACAGAAGGACTGTTGATACTAGCCATCCTCTCAGCCTTCTTTGCAATATTTTTCAATTTAGAAAATATCTCCATAGCTGGAAGTCTAGGATTTCTCATAATTTTTGCTAGCGTCAATTATGTCAATTTTAAGCTCTACAAAGAGACATCTTCAAATCGATGGATCAGTTTTATAGCTTTTATCTTTTGTGTTATTTCAATTGTTGTCTTGGTTGGGTATAACTATGAGCACCATCCGCAAAATCTCAAATCTAGTTTTATAGTATTAGCTGCGACATTTATCTTCGAAATAGTCTATCGCTCCCTCTCCTCTGTGCGTCTTGCAGCGTTTATTGATCCTAGGCTAGCAAAAAAAGAGAAGTTTTTGCAAAACTACAAACAGTATCTCCTCCCTGTGATGAAATTACTTAAAAACCGCTTCAAAGATATAGAGTTTTATGAATTACCAAGTAGCAAAGGAAATATAAATATTGCAGTGGTAAGTAGTGCTGATCATAAAAAAATCAAAAAAGAGTTTTTTGATCATCTCAATAAAGAGCTAAAACAAAAGAGTGAGAAGCTTCTTACTTTACACTTTTCTAGCGATAAAGAGGATATAGGAAGTCAAGCTATGAGACTTCTTTAG
- a CDS encoding TRAP transporter substrate-binding protein, with protein MQRRRFIATSALAGAAMLAGCKREEVKNFNISKKRKITIRLATSWPAGFPIMGEGVEEFAKRVKEASDGEVVIKVFGKNLLVPALGVFDACSAGQIEAFHSGPYYWKGKNAAFSLFGGFPFGFTSNEMNAWMLFGGGLDLWRELYAKYNLYPLLGGNTDVQMGGWFRKKITSLKDLQGLKMRIPGLGGEVMAKLGVNPVLLPAGEIYTALDRGTIDATEWVGPALDIKMGFYKVAKYYYSGFHEPGSVLELTFNKKFWDSLPHDLQGLIATAANELNATMVYNFQDKNARALQKLKSLGVHLEQWPQEIVIAAKKALMQVIAEQSKKSADFKRVWQQIEPYWIHNRAWTSLGLKNYLEMRDG; from the coding sequence CCAAAAAACGCAAAATTACTATACGCCTTGCTACAAGTTGGCCAGCTGGATTTCCGATCATGGGAGAAGGTGTTGAAGAGTTTGCCAAGAGGGTCAAAGAGGCAAGCGATGGTGAAGTGGTTATCAAAGTTTTTGGAAAAAATCTCTTAGTACCTGCTCTTGGCGTTTTTGATGCATGTAGTGCTGGACAGATTGAAGCCTTCCACTCAGGCCCCTACTACTGGAAAGGCAAAAACGCAGCTTTTAGTCTCTTTGGTGGATTTCCCTTTGGTTTTACTTCCAATGAGATGAATGCATGGATGCTATTTGGAGGTGGATTGGATCTATGGCGAGAGCTCTATGCCAAATACAATCTCTATCCGCTTCTGGGTGGCAATACTGATGTACAGATGGGTGGTTGGTTTCGTAAAAAAATCACCTCACTTAAGGATCTTCAGGGTCTTAAGATGCGTATTCCTGGTCTTGGTGGCGAAGTGATGGCAAAACTTGGTGTCAATCCTGTGCTGTTACCTGCTGGTGAGATCTATACGGCTCTCGATAGAGGCACAATTGATGCGACTGAGTGGGTGGGACCGGCCCTTGATATCAAAATGGGATTTTATAAAGTTGCCAAGTACTACTACAGCGGTTTTCATGAGCCAGGAAGTGTATTAGAGCTCACTTTCAATAAGAAGTTTTGGGATTCACTGCCTCACGATTTACAAGGACTTATTGCAACTGCTGCAAATGAGCTCAACGCTACAATGGTATATAACTTTCAAGATAAAAATGCAAGAGCCCTCCAAAAGCTCAAAAGTCTAGGTGTTCATTTAGAGCAGTGGCCGCAAGAGATTGTAATAGCAGCGAAAAAGGCTTTGATGCAAGTAATTGCTGAGCAGAGCAAAAAATCGGCTGATTTCAAGCGCGTATGGCAGCAAATTGAGCCATACTGGATACACAATCGTGCATGGACTAGCCTTGGTCTTAAAAACTACCTCGAGATGCGAGATGGATAA
- the queC gene encoding 7-cyano-7-deazaguanine synthase QueC, with protein MKKAVCILSGGMDSSVASFIAKKEGYEIVALHFNYSQRTQNRELQAFRDIARVLEAKTYEIDLPFFKQIGASALVDENLEVPTEGIKPGVPITYVPFRNGIFLSIAAAIAEKEQAEAIYIGVVEEDSSGYPDCTESFIQAMQKAINLGTKDETRIRIKTPLIHLKKEDIVSLGAELGVPLELTWSCYKNEEKACGVCDSCRLRLKGFAKAGLEDKIPYETKEVS; from the coding sequence ATGAAAAAAGCAGTCTGTATTCTTAGTGGTGGAATGGATAGCAGTGTTGCAAGCTTTATAGCAAAAAAAGAGGGTTATGAAATTGTAGCACTCCACTTTAATTATTCTCAACGTACCCAAAATCGTGAACTCCAAGCTTTTCGCGATATTGCTCGAGTATTAGAGGCTAAAACATATGAGATAGATCTTCCTTTTTTCAAGCAGATTGGTGCTTCAGCTTTGGTGGATGAAAACCTTGAAGTTCCTACTGAAGGTATTAAACCAGGGGTTCCAATCACATATGTACCTTTTCGCAATGGCATATTTTTGAGTATTGCAGCTGCCATAGCAGAAAAGGAGCAGGCTGAAGCGATCTATATCGGTGTTGTAGAAGAGGATAGTAGTGGCTATCCAGATTGCACAGAGTCTTTTATCCAAGCGATGCAAAAAGCTATCAATCTTGGCACAAAAGATGAGACCCGCATACGTATCAAAACACCACTTATCCATCTCAAAAAAGAGGATATCGTGTCACTTGGAGCAGAGCTTGGTGTGCCTTTGGAACTTACTTGGAGCTGTTATAAAAATGAAGAGAAGGCATGTGGAGTGTGCGATAGCTGCAGATTACGTCTCAAAGGTTTTGCAAAAGCTGGACTGGAGGATAAGATCCCCTATGAGACTAAAGAAGTCTCATAG